From the Anguilla anguilla isolate fAngAng1 chromosome 8, fAngAng1.pri, whole genome shotgun sequence genome, one window contains:
- the tmub1 gene encoding transmembrane and ubiquitin-like domain-containing protein 1, whose amino-acid sequence MALIEGVGDEVTLLFGVAFLALVLVLAWASTHTADRSEHLFAPAPAPGPASSHRTAPSSPESASPEPLPPESAPTPGGLGEEGKDEPRGEAGAEGQAAAGGAEVGDGSPSDEGFGSDGLRHREPAGPAQTSPSPSPAPSQPSPASTESAAPDDAQRNMVLRLKFLNDTERVAQVKPEDTIGYIKRTYFTGQEHQVRLIYQGQLLRDDAQTLASLNLADNCVLHCHVSQHATPQVPAGARAADQVHVALNVGSLMVPFFVLMLSVLWYFQIQYRQFFTATATASLVGLTIFFSFVAFGLYRR is encoded by the exons ATGGCTCTTATCGAGGGCGTGGGGGACGAGGTGACCCTGCTGTTCGGGGTGGCGTTCCTGGCACTGGTCCTGGTGCTGGCGTGGGCCTCCACCCACACGGCCGACCGCTCCGAGCACCTcttcgcccccgcccccgccccgggccccgcctcctcgcACAGgaccgccccctcctccccggaAAGCGCCAGCCCCGAGCCGCTCCCCCCGGAGAGCGCCCCGACgccgggggggctgggggaggagggcaaGGATGAGCCCcgcggggaggcgggggcggaggggcagGCGGCCGCCGGGGGGGCGGAGGTCGGGGACGGCTCCCCGTCGGACGAGGGCTTCGGGTCGGACGGGCTGCGGCACAGGGagcccgccggccccgcccagaccagccccagccccagccccgccccctcccagccGTCGCCGGCCAGCACCGAAAGTGCCGCTCCAGACGACGCCCAGAGGAACATGGTCCTCCGTCTGAAGTTCCTCAACGACACCGAGAGGGTGGCCCAGGTCAAGCCGGAGGACACCATCGGCTACATCAAAAG GACTTACTTCACGGGACAGGAGCACCAGGTGCGCCTGATCTACCAGGGCCAGCTGCTCCGGGACGACGCCCAGACGCTGGCCTCCCTCAACCTGGCGGACAACTGCGTCCTGCACTGCCACGTCTCGCAGCACGCCACGCCGCAGGTGCCCGCGGGCGCGCGCGCGGCCGACCAGGTCCACGTGGCGCTCAACGTGGGCAGCCTCATGGTGCCCTTCTTCGTGCTCATGCTGTCGGTGCTGTGGTACTTCCAGATCCAGTACCGCCAGTTCTTCACCGCCACGGCTACCGCCTCCCTGGTGGGCCTCACCATCTTCTTCAGCTTCGTGGCGTTCGGCCTCTACCGCCGATAA